In the Plectropomus leopardus isolate mb chromosome 5, YSFRI_Pleo_2.0, whole genome shotgun sequence genome, one interval contains:
- the LOC121943164 gene encoding CD166 antigen homolog isoform X2 translates to MHLLSASCVCALLICALLRQVSGLETVIGLYGETLEIPCSNGAMKAEDVLITKWKYDKGEGLSGDLLVKQKNQNVSISATDEYKGRVSLAANNSLLLSAVKLSDQRTFTCMVVAGADITEYPVNVVIYKTPAGLDISDKAEELEIGKLNKLGKCVAQDANPAANITWLKNDIPLVADGKGIFIQSSVLVDPVTGLSTTTSILEYSAKKEDTEAEFTCSTQHTVGSELVAQPVTFTITYSTENINLRIIAQEPLVEGENVTLKCEADGNPAPTTFNFHLKGELVKVENADTYTITNVSRDTTGEYKCSLVDNPTMEASQDITVNYLDINLSPSGNVVKSAGEALDLNLLIDASGDTKVSWTKDNNKLDKEPKFTKLTYADSGSYECEVMMGVLSRKASLELAVEGAPVIKRLNKHLGKDGRHEVLVCEAEGSPKPAVSWSINGTSLDETPFLNGKITHKITVVPTANLTVSCTVSNEFGADSKTINVSSNQSDGSDQTKLVVGVVVGLLVATVVIALAYLVYMKKSKQGSWKTGEKEDGSSEEEKKLEEKVEENSQKAEV, encoded by the exons TCAGCGGTTTGGAGACTGTTATCGGCCTGTATGGGGAAACACTTGAGATCCCGTGCAGCAATGGAGCCATGAAAGCAGAGGACGTCCTGATCACTAAATGGAAATAT GACAAAGGAGAGGGACTTTCGGGAGACCTGCTGGTCAAGCAGAAAAACCAGAATGTTTCGATCAGTGCCACAGACGAATACAAGGGTCGTGTCAGCTTGGCTGCAAACAACAGCCTGCTGCTTTCTGCAGTCAAGCTGTCTGACCAGCGCACATTCACGTGCATGGTGGTGGCAGGTGCAGACATCACAGAATACCCAGTGAACGTGGTGATCTACA aGACCCCGGCAGGCCTGGATATTTCTGACAAAGCAGAGGAACTAGAGATTGGCAAACTTAATAAG CTTGGAAAATGTGTTGCACAAGACGCCAATCCCGCTGCAAATATCACATGGCTAAAGAACGATATACCTCTGGTGGCTGATGGGAAAG GGATTTTCATCCAATCCTCTGTGCTGGTGGATCCTGTCACTGGCCTTTCAACCACTACCTCCATACTGGAGTACTCGGCCAAGAAGGAAGACACGGAAGCTGAGTTCACATGCAGCACTCAGCACACTGTGGGCTCAGAGCTGGTGGCCCAACCAGTGACCTTCACAATCACCT ACTCCACAGAAAACATCAATCTCCGCATCATTGCTCAGGAGCCTCTGGTAGAAGGAGAAAATGTAACTCTGAAGTGTGAGGCAGACGGTAACCCAGCCCCTACCACCTTTAACTTCCACCTTAAG GGGGAGTTGGTGAAAGTGGAAAACGCAGATACTTACACCATCACGAATGTCTCACGAGACACCACCGGTGAATACAAATGCTCTCTCGTTGACAACCCAACAATGGAAGCATCTCAGGACATCACAGTCAACT ACCTAGACATCAATTTAAGCCCCTCTGGAAATGTCGTCAAGAGTGCCGGTGAGGCCTTGGATCTAAATCTCCTGATTGATGCCTCCGGAGACACCAAGGTCTCCTGGACAAAG gATAATAATAAACTGGACAAAGAGCCCAAGTTTACCAAGCTGACTTACGCTGACTCTGGCAGCTACGAGTGTGAGGTGATGATGGGGGTCCTCAGCCGAAAAGCTTCTCTTGAGCTGGCAGTCGAAG GTGCTCCAGTTATCAAACGGCTGAACAAACATCTGGGTAAAGACGGCAGACATGAAGTCTTGGTTTGTGAGGCTGAAGGTTCTCCAAAGCCAGCAGTTTCCTGGAGCATCAACGGCACCTcg CTTGACGAGACTCCCTTCCTCAACGGAAAGATAACGCACAAGATCACAGTTGTGCCCACTGCAAATCTGACTGTCTCTTGTACAGTGTCCAATGAGTTTGGCGCAGATAGCAAAACTATAAATGTGTCATCCA acCAGTCAGATGGTAGCGACCAAACCAAGTTGGTGGTCGGAGTTGTAGTGGGTCTCCTCGTTGCCACTGTGGTTATTGCCCTGGCATACTTGGTGTACATGAAGAAATCAAA GCAAGGAAGCTGGAAGACGGGTGAAAAGGAGGACGGGTCTtctgaggaggagaaaaaactGGAGGAGAAAGTAGAGGAGAACAGCCAAAAAGCTGAGGTGTAA
- the LOC121943164 gene encoding CD166 antigen homolog isoform X1: MHLLSASCVCALLICALLRQVSGLETVIGLYGETLEIPCSNGAMKAEDVLITKWKYDKGEGLSGDLLVKQKNQNVSISATDEYKGRVSLAANNSLLLSAVKLSDQRTFTCMVVAGADITEYPVNVVIYKTPAGLDISDKAEELEIGKLNKLGKCVAQDANPAANITWLKNDIPLVADGKGIFIQSSVLVDPVTGLSTTTSILEYSAKKEDTEAEFTCSTQHTVGSELVAQPVTFTITYSTENINLRIIAQEPLVEGENVTLKCEADGNPAPTTFNFHLKGELVKVENADTYTITNVSRDTTGEYKCSLVDNPTMEASQDITVNYLDINLSPSGNVVKSAGEALDLNLLIDASGDTKVSWTKDNNKLDKEPKFTKLTYADSGSYECEVMMGVLSRKASLELAVEGAPVIKRLNKHLGKDGRHEVLVCEAEGSPKPAVSWSINGTSLDETPFLNGKITHKITVVPTANLTVSCTVSNEFGADSKTINVSSIIEEVRMDKQDQSDGSDQTKLVVGVVVGLLVATVVIALAYLVYMKKSKQGSWKTGEKEDGSSEEEKKLEEKVEENSQKAEV; the protein is encoded by the exons TCAGCGGTTTGGAGACTGTTATCGGCCTGTATGGGGAAACACTTGAGATCCCGTGCAGCAATGGAGCCATGAAAGCAGAGGACGTCCTGATCACTAAATGGAAATAT GACAAAGGAGAGGGACTTTCGGGAGACCTGCTGGTCAAGCAGAAAAACCAGAATGTTTCGATCAGTGCCACAGACGAATACAAGGGTCGTGTCAGCTTGGCTGCAAACAACAGCCTGCTGCTTTCTGCAGTCAAGCTGTCTGACCAGCGCACATTCACGTGCATGGTGGTGGCAGGTGCAGACATCACAGAATACCCAGTGAACGTGGTGATCTACA aGACCCCGGCAGGCCTGGATATTTCTGACAAAGCAGAGGAACTAGAGATTGGCAAACTTAATAAG CTTGGAAAATGTGTTGCACAAGACGCCAATCCCGCTGCAAATATCACATGGCTAAAGAACGATATACCTCTGGTGGCTGATGGGAAAG GGATTTTCATCCAATCCTCTGTGCTGGTGGATCCTGTCACTGGCCTTTCAACCACTACCTCCATACTGGAGTACTCGGCCAAGAAGGAAGACACGGAAGCTGAGTTCACATGCAGCACTCAGCACACTGTGGGCTCAGAGCTGGTGGCCCAACCAGTGACCTTCACAATCACCT ACTCCACAGAAAACATCAATCTCCGCATCATTGCTCAGGAGCCTCTGGTAGAAGGAGAAAATGTAACTCTGAAGTGTGAGGCAGACGGTAACCCAGCCCCTACCACCTTTAACTTCCACCTTAAG GGGGAGTTGGTGAAAGTGGAAAACGCAGATACTTACACCATCACGAATGTCTCACGAGACACCACCGGTGAATACAAATGCTCTCTCGTTGACAACCCAACAATGGAAGCATCTCAGGACATCACAGTCAACT ACCTAGACATCAATTTAAGCCCCTCTGGAAATGTCGTCAAGAGTGCCGGTGAGGCCTTGGATCTAAATCTCCTGATTGATGCCTCCGGAGACACCAAGGTCTCCTGGACAAAG gATAATAATAAACTGGACAAAGAGCCCAAGTTTACCAAGCTGACTTACGCTGACTCTGGCAGCTACGAGTGTGAGGTGATGATGGGGGTCCTCAGCCGAAAAGCTTCTCTTGAGCTGGCAGTCGAAG GTGCTCCAGTTATCAAACGGCTGAACAAACATCTGGGTAAAGACGGCAGACATGAAGTCTTGGTTTGTGAGGCTGAAGGTTCTCCAAAGCCAGCAGTTTCCTGGAGCATCAACGGCACCTcg CTTGACGAGACTCCCTTCCTCAACGGAAAGATAACGCACAAGATCACAGTTGTGCCCACTGCAAATCTGACTGTCTCTTGTACAGTGTCCAATGAGTTTGGCGCAGATAGCAAAACTATAAATGTGTCATCCA TAATTGAGGAGGTGAGAATGGATAAACAAG acCAGTCAGATGGTAGCGACCAAACCAAGTTGGTGGTCGGAGTTGTAGTGGGTCTCCTCGTTGCCACTGTGGTTATTGCCCTGGCATACTTGGTGTACATGAAGAAATCAAA GCAAGGAAGCTGGAAGACGGGTGAAAAGGAGGACGGGTCTtctgaggaggagaaaaaactGGAGGAGAAAGTAGAGGAGAACAGCCAAAAAGCTGAGGTGTAA